The DNA sequence TGGCTGGAGAGGACTGCCACAATTGCCACCTACTTATGCACCGTTTAAAATCTAGTCTTTGTGTTTTAACATCTTAACTTTCATGTGTTGTCTATCTGAAACTGACATGTGGTTAAAAGCCAGAATTCACTAGAAATGCAGGGAATCATtggcacaaaaatgaaataaatgcagattataaacctTTCATATTTGAGTTTATAATTAAGTAGTGCAGCATTATAGTGAAAAATGCTTTTTGTTTCAGGTTTCAACAGCTGTTGTGGAGCCGTATAACTCTATTCttacaacacacacaactttagAACATTCTGATTGTGCATTTATGTGTGACAATGAAGCCATTTTTGATATTTGCCGACGGAATTTGGACATAGAGCGACCTACATACACAAATCTGAATCGGCTTATTGGTCAAATTGTATCATCAATTACAGCCTCTCTGAGGTTTGATGGTGCCTTGAATGTGGATCTGACTGAATTCCAGACAAATTTAGTTCCATATCCTCGAATCCACTTCCCTTTGGTGACATATGCTCCAGTAGTATCAGCAGAGAAAGCTTATCATGAACAATTGTCTGTTGCAGAAATAACAAATTCATGTTTTGAGCCTGCAAATCAGATGGTTAAATGTGATCCACGTAATGGAAAATACATGGCTTGCTGTATGCTCTATAGAGGTGATGTTGTTCCCAAAGATGTTAATGCTGCTATTGCAACTATAAAAACAAAACGGTCCATTCAGTTTGTTGACTGGTGTCCAACAGGATTTAAAGTTGGAATCAATTATCAGCCACCAACTGTAGTCCCAGGTGGAGATCTTGCTAAAGTCCAGCGTGCTGTCTGCATGCTGTCAAACACAACAGCAATAGCTGAAGCATGGGCACGTCTAGATCACAAATTTGATTTGATGTATGCTAAGAGAGCTTTTGTACATTGGTATGTAGGAGAGGGTATGGAGGAAGGTGAATTTGCTGAAGCACGAGAGGATTTAGCTGCCCTGGAGAAGGACTACGAGGAAGTAGGATTGGATTCAGTTGAAGTTGAAGAAGGCCTTGAAGAGTACTGATGTTATTCCATAATCACGTGAATTTTCTTAAAACATACTCTCTACTTAAATAGGTACCAGTAAAATGCTATTTATGAACCATTCTGTAACTTATTGTTTCATGCAGTATTACATTtacattgaaataaatttttttgcactccatttcctgttattattttattcattttttaaatctgAGATAAAAACTTATTAATATCAAACACTATTTTTACTAATATCTATTATCTGCAACCTAACAATACAACatacaaataatgaatttaatgCAAGTTACAAAACTTCTCAGAGAGAATTTTTTATTGCATCCATACAAGTGGAGTCACACATTAGATATTATACTTACTTGTAttatcagccagagacagtggtcatgtgtgtgtgtgtgtgtgtgtgtgtgtgtgtgtgtgtgtgtgttgtctacttaaGAACAAGACCTTTtgactgaaagcttacttgtttaacagtctttttgttgcgcttgTCTGAGAATGAACATCTCTACGATATTGTGAGTGGAAATCTacccttttaataatattgtcattGTCATGGATATTTTTAATTGTTTGATTTTACGTTTACTAATAGTGACATACAAGCATGCTTCTTTGCCTGATATACAAGCCCTGCTCTCTTATTTCCCTAAGAGTTTTTCTGCATATTTGATAGGATGACCTGAACAAAAAGTGCTACAACAATGTTCAGTTGACTGTAATGTATTATATTCACagtaaaaagcatttgactgtggctaagacatttcccCCATAAACTTTTAATGAGGAATGCTATTTCAGCCAGTTTAGCCAGGTATGAGAACTTCTTCATTGTAtcttttatttattgttaattTATACCATAGGTCCTTACAGCAATGAGCTCATCCAGAATTTGTCTAGATTATTATTAAACATATTTCCTTGTACATCAGTTGAACATTATGGAATGAGCACCCTTGGAATTGCTGTGGACCAAACATAGATTTTTATTCATAGTGAATGTCATTCTTATACATGACATCATGAATCTCGGCATCTATGTTACTATCAAAGAGTTAGAGTTTTTGGGTGAGGAGGACAAGAATTCCCTGGAAAATAATTACATCAGATACCAAAACAAGCAAAAAACCAAAATAAGCTGCCTTTATTACTGTCTGTGCAAGAGGCATCTTTTGGTAGACTGAAAATTTGAATTGTGTGCTGGTTCAGCTGGCTGAAACATTGTCCAAAAAAGACAAAAATTCTTGGTACAAGTTCTCAGCTGGGAAACAGTTATAATCTCTCTGGAAATTTTGTTGCATTTTATTCTGTAACAAATGTAAGAGATAAATTATGGAAACAAACTGCTTAGTCTTAGTTAAGCCATTCTCCTCCACAGCCTTTCTTCCAGAAATATTAGGTCATCAACTTATACAGGAGAGTTTCTGCAAAGTCTGGAAGAGTAGTAAAAGGTGCTCTCAGATTGAACCTTTGAGTCGGGTTATTGGGCATTCTGAGATGACTCATTTCATATGAGTATTCCATGCAGAAGGCAAAAGTATGTTTTTGAATCCCATGTGAATATACAGATATAACTTGTCACTGCAGATTCATTCAGGGAAAATTATATATTTTGTAATAATcatgaatacataattttacagtcattactttagctaaaacgtgtacagatacatttCCACAGAGATGAATGTGCAATAAAATGGAAAcctagtgaggtggtgcagtggttagcacactggacttgcattcaggaggataaCACTTCAATCCTgcatctggccattctgatttagcccttccatgatttccctaaatttcttcaggcaaattccggggtggtacctttgaaaaggcatggccaacttccttcaccatccttctctaatccaatgagactgatgacatcgctgtttggtctcttccccacacaatccaacccaacccaataAAATGGAAACATAATTTAATTTGGAAGCCATCCATACATGAACATACATTTTTCAAGAGCCAGTCAAGTGAAACTGagaaagatggaaaaaagtaatacaaataatacattttgtgaaatatcatttgacactaTTCTGCTGGGGAAGTCATTGAAGGCataacgcattgctctcttgacagccaaatgtgtatcattcagcatctttctatctatagccctatacaCTGTTTTATACCTATTGTGcactaatctctgtttctttagaagtttctttatagtgactgcTTACCATGGAGGAAAATGATGCCCTCCATCAATATTCCTGGGCATTTCAACTTGATGGCACCCTGTAATTTTTGCATATTGCTTACATACCACTGTGCTTTAATTCTGGTGCTGTTTTCCAGAATGTCAAGGAGCAACAGGTCCTTGCAGTCAGTATGTATTATTGTATGTATGTCAGTatgtattatttcaaaattaattgctaTAGCTGTtagtatatttatcccactgtgatacAAGATGGTTAGTGCTTCCtgaaaaaatatttgcggttgtctATTGAAGCATAAATGTACCCTGTCATGCACATCTTTGATTAAACAAATCAATAATCACACATGttttcttcaggtcttcaaaaacatggaaataaCAGGGGCAGAGatcagggctgtatggaggatgggtAAGGGCTTCCAAGTAGAACTACTGCAGCATAAACAAAACAACAGCCTTATCCTTTTCCTCTGACTGCAAGGACCTGTTGCTCCTTGACTTTCCGGAAAACAGCACCAGAATTAAAGCACAGAGGTATGTAAGCAATATGCAAAAATTACAGGGTGCCATCAAGTTGAAATGCCCAGGAATATTGATGGAGGGCATCATTTTCCTCCATGGTAAgcagtcactataaagaaacttctaaagaaacagagattagtgCACAATAGGTATAAAACAGtgtatagggctatagatagaaagatgctgaatgatacacatttggctgtcaagagagcaatgcgttatGCCTTCAATGACTTCCCCAGCAGAAtagtgtcaaatgatatttcacaaaacccaaagaaattttggtcatacgtaaacactgctagtggcaccaaagttagtggccagtctctagtgaatgagacaggaacagaAATTGAGGGCAGCAACGCAAAAGCTGGAATTcctaactctattttcaaatgctcctttatgaaagaaaattgaattcaatcctcataccactgaaaagatgagtgaaataagtattaatgtcagtggtgttgagaaacagttaaattattgaaactgaacatagctccagggcctgatgaatccctatcagattctatatagAATCTGTGGCTAAGTTAACCCCTCTTCTAGATATAATGTATCATAGATCCCTCAAGCAAAAATCCATGCCCAGTGGTTGAaacaaagcacaggtcacacctcttTACAAGAAGTTTAGAAGAACTGAtctacaaaattacagtccattatGCTTGATGTCagtttattgtagaatcttagaacatattctaagctcaaacatatTGGGATACCTTGAAGAGATTGACTACCTCCTTGCCAGCCAGCATTGAttctgaaaacactgatcatgtgaaatccaacttgcacttttgtcacgtgacGTACTTGGagcctttggatcaaggcaatcaggtagatgcagtatttcttgatttccaaaaagcagttGATTTAGTACAATATCTATGCTTACTGACAAAAGTATGATCATGTGGGATATCAAGCTAAATTTGTgtttggattgaggattttttttttttttttgtagggcagATGCAGCATATTACCCGGGATGGAGAGTCatagtcagatgtagaagtaacttcagatgtgcctcagggaagtgtgttgaaacccctgctgttcatgttgtatattaatgaccttgcagatgatATAAATAGTAATATcagagtttttgcagatgatgcagttatctataataaacTACTCTCTGAGAGAAGTTGTataaatactcagtcagatcttgatgagttTTCAAAGTCAAAGACTGTCagattgctttaaatgttcagaaatgtaaaattgtgcacttcacacacaaaaaatacatagcatcctatgactataataccaatgagtcacagctggaattggcccactcacacaaatacctgggtgcaacacttCGTGGGGGTATGAAACAGAATGATCATGTAGACACAGTTGTGGGTAGAGCAGGTGGTAGACTCGCATTAgttggtaaaatactggggaaatgcaatcagtctacaaaggagattacttacaattcacttatgtgactggttctagaatattgctcaagtgtgtggaattcataccaaataggattaacaggggatattgaacacatacagagaagggcagcatgaatggtcacagcttGTCTGATCCATggcaaagtgtcacagaaatgctggaGGAAATGAActgaaagactcttgaagataggtataaactatcctgagaaattatgttgacaaagtttcaggaactggctttaaatgatgacactaggaatatattacaacccccaatatatcgctcacatagggatcgtgaggataagattagaataattactgcatgcacagaagcatTCGAACAATAATTGTTTCCATGATCCAtacgtaaatggaacaggaagaaaccctaataactggtacaataggacataccctctgccacgcacctcatggtggtttgctgagtatagatgtagatatagatgtaggttcTGTTGCAGGATAGTgcccacccacatgttgccaaggttgtttcaactaTGCTGCAAAAGTTTCATTGGGAAGCCTTTagacatcttccatacagtccagatctctcccacTGTGATtaccatatttttggagccatAAAGAAAGACATTCAAGGCCATCAATTTACTTTGGACAAAGAGGTGCACACAAGCATATATTCATGATTTTAtaggtgtccgccccagtagctgagtggtcagtgtgacggattgccgtcctctgggcccgggttcgattcccggctgggtcggagattttctccgctcagggactgggtgttgtgttgtgttcatcatcatttcatccccatccggcgtgcaggtcgcccaatgtggcgccgaatgtaataagacctgcgatatggcggccggacctgccccgcggggggcctcccggccaatgacgccaaacgctcatttccattttccatgatTTTATAGGTaaccacaaacatttttgtaaGAAGGCATTGAGCATcctgtttcacagtgggataaatgtattaacaattatgaccagaatgaaattttcactctgcagcagagtgtgcactgacatgaaacttcctggcagattaaaactgtgtgccataccgagactcaaatcgagtcctgagttcgagtctcagtccagcacacagttttaatctgccagaaagtttcaacaattatgacaattatttttgaaatactaaacagtttacttttttccatctgtctagttttcatttttCTGTCCTTATATCAATGTAGATCCAGTAGGAAGATTATCAGATGCTTAGCTCCTTTGCTCTAAGTCGGTATTTCATAAGTTGCCTAAGTGTAACACAGTTACTGTAGCCAGGATTCTTTGAATTCATTTTATATAGCCAACAGTTTTCTTTTTTACACAATTTTCTGCACTGCAATatgcaatgaaattcaatatctccagTTTTGCCTGTTTTATTCCTTTATTGGGCTCTTCTTAATTCAAAGACTAATTAAATTTAGCAGACACTTGAACTTACAGATTATTACTGAATTTTAATTGTGTCATTTCTGCTGGTTTCCTTCCAATTTTTTTGAAGCTATTCTGGTAAAAACATGCACATTATAGCGTTTATTGGGAGACCATAAAACAGGCATGGTAGCTGTGAAAATATCATGAGCGACAGTAGCAAAGAATCTATTACAAGGTCTAATTAGTGTGCTGAAATTTTCAGTAGCTAACAAAATGCCACAGTATGGTAAATAGATGTTGCAGCCAGTGAAGTGAATAGAGTATTTAAGAAGAGAGTTGGATGTGACAATTCAAACACATTTTGTACTACAATCTAAGAGATGTTGTTATGCGACACAAATTCTCAGAAAGTCTTTAATGTGTTGTCAGGTGCTAGGTGTCAGAAAAAATCAATTATGAAAAGTGTGTTCAACAAAGTAGTACAGGAGATCCATACATACATATCTCATGTACATTTCTGAAATCTTTCTTGACAAAAAGTTCCCATTAAAATAACAATGTGTCACTGGTAAAGATATTACACCTATAGGAACTGGGATCAAGTACATGAAAGGCCTAGACTTCTAGTGTTAAATCCAAGTAATGTTGTTTCTGACGTGTAAGGGACCTATTTAGAAAAAATGGTGGCTATGACACTTTTTGAATGTTGTACACTTATATCAAGAATACCAGTAATATCAAGCAGAGTCATAGCGATGAATGTTCAAGAGTTTTCAAGTTTGTGATGTGACCTGTTGAGTGTATGTGTCTGTACAACAGAAAAGTCAGTTCTTTCCATTGCATGAGAGTGTTCACAGTGTAAAGATAATTGTATTTCCCATGttcttaataaatatttttatgtggtACAATCTGTGGTTGTTAACTGAAAATAAGATTGTTATTTGATAAAGTAGTGATTTGTGAAATTGGGTATGGTTGACATTAAGAAATGGGTGTTTGATGGAGAGGACTATGAGACATGGAAAAGGTGAACGGAAATGTATTTGAAGATTAAGAAATGATATACAGTGGCATCAAGACCAAAAATGAGCATGAACAAAGAAAATCTGATTACAACGAAATACATATATGGAGTCATTTCAAGCAAGCAACTGGAATTTGTGAGTGATAAGGAAAGTGAGTTTGAGATACTGAAAAAGTCTGACAAATTATACTCAAAGGAATCAACACACTGCAGATTGCTTCCAGGAATGTCAAACAAACAGAGGTTAAAAGGGTGTAGTGACTCAGCATTATTCTTCAGTATTTTTGAAGAAAACAGTGAATGAACTAATATTAGCAggcatgaaagtgacataagagGAGCAAGTATACTAATTGTTGAGAACCATACCAGAATGTCAGACCTGTATTGGTGATTTGGTTGACATTTTGAAACAAGAAGATCACACAGATGAGCACTTTAGAAGTAAAATTCAAATGATTTATTTGAAATACTATGAAGGAAGTATGGGTATAAAATTCAATGGATTTCTCATTTAAAAAATAGAGTGAAAGGTACTAGGAGCAGTTTTGTTATGGACATGACAAAATGGAGCATTTCAAGAGGAACTGTCATTAGCCAGAAACCAGCAGAGGTTCATGGACATGTGGCAGACATCATCAAGGAGGTGGCTGAAGAAATTTTAGTCATCACAGTAGTTAAAAACCACAGAAAAACAATTAGCATAAAGGTAACAATAACTGTTAACATGCTTGAAATGAGCAATATGATTCAAGAGACTCAGCATCAAAAAGTTCAAGGCTCTCAACAAAACATAAACAACATGAGCAGCTATGTGATGACATGTAATAATATTGGCTCATGTAACAACATACAGCATGATTGGTTATTGGGTAGTGGTTGCACAGATTATGTCATTAATAAAGCAAATTATTTTTCTGAGAGTGTAACTGCAGAAGATTCTGTAAATACAAAAATTGCAGGCAGTAAAGTTTTGGAAGCTACAAAAATAGGAGATATAAGTAGTTATTTGGGCATTTATGGTGAAATGCTTAAAATGAAACGAAAAAATCTTATATGTCAAGGCACAGATAGAAATTTTGTTAGTTGTGCTAAAATAACAGGAAAACATACAAGTATACCTGTAGCCAAAAGCTTTTCATTAAGCTGGCAATGAATTTCAGTTTCTTTGGAAGAAGACAGGCTGTATACAAGCGAGGCAGAATTTATAAGAAAGTGATTAATGTAAATAGGGTGCATAGTAAAGATAGTATTACAGTACAGGAGAAATGGTACCATACACTGGGACATGTAAATTTAAACAATTTAAATACTTTTTGTAAATGTCACTTAACAGATGGACTACCAACCAATTTATCATcagaacttagaaaatgtaaagttTGGATTTTTGAAAACAATAGAAACAAAGCAAACAAAGCATTGGAGATCATTCATACTGATTTAAATCGGTCTCATTCTACTCATGGTTTGCATGTGGAAAGATATTTTATTACTTGTATTGACAGTTACAATAAAGCAGCTAGACTCTACATTATCAAACATAAAATTCAGGATTATAATAGTTTTCTAGAATATGTTAATGTCTATTAATTTATGAAATAGGAGGGAATCATTTTAAATGCATGTTCTCgctatgtacatgaattaaatggtaCTACTGAAAGACACAACAGGTCAATAATGG is a window from the Schistocerca americana isolate TAMUIC-IGC-003095 chromosome X, iqSchAmer2.1, whole genome shotgun sequence genome containing:
- the LOC124556808 gene encoding tubulin alpha-1 chain-like, encoding MRECISIHVGQAGVQIGNSCWELYCLEHGISPDGHMPSDKVQGGDDSFNTFFSETGAGKHVPRAVFVDLEPTVIDEVRAGPYRQLFHPEQLITGKEDAANNYARGHYTIGKEFVDIVLDRVRKLADQCTGLQGFLIFHSFGGGTGSGFTSLLMERLSVDYGKKSKLEFAIYPAPQVSTAVVEPYNSILTTHTTLEHSDCAFMCDNEAIFDICRRNLDIERPTYTNLNRLIGQIVSSITASLRFDGALNVDLTEFQTNLVPYPRIHFPLVTYAPVVSAEKAYHEQLSVAEITNSCFEPANQMVKCDPRNGKYMACCMLYRGDVVPKDVNAAIATIKTKRSIQFVDWCPTGFKVGINYQPPTVVPGGDLAKVQRAVCMLSNTTAIAEAWARLDHKFDLMYAKRAFVHWYVGEGMEEGEFAEAREDLAALEKDYEEVGLDSVEVEEGLEEY